From one Brevundimonas sp. PAMC22021 genomic stretch:
- the addB gene encoding double-strand break repair protein AddB, translated as MSGFDPFAGPAPRWYVIPAHRPFLEDLAAGVLSWLGELPPETLSDATILLPNRRAARAFTTALSRQANGRAVLLPQVRPLGDLEEDEPPFTPGALGVDLPPAIAPMRRRFEMARMIAEDFDHELTPLRALEMADALGGFIDSCNLEEVADPGRVARLVDGEMAEHWERSAKFLGMAVEAWPKRLEALGLVDPSWRRATLLRRLAEAWDKSPPTQPVIAAGSTGTVPAAADVLGAVARAPQGCVVLPGLDCDLDARVWDLIDENNEGHPQRALKRLLDRHDLARSDVRPWFEPPTAPAARARGLARQRLLNEALRPADATDDWHREIGRIRSRAAEARQSADPIALGLEGLSVLTLRTEEEAAASIALLMRETLETPNADGSPRTCALVTPDQALGRRVEARLERWGVVPDSSAGRPLSRMPAGVLIDLCARLIADPLEPHVLLGLIKHPLVRFDLDGVDVRRAVEALEQYGLRGPRVRDLARLRRRLLEAAEPDRRGRGAPEWRREHLTGAGRLLDRLEALATEAQGPFAPEASLDEAARSLTRLAEALAGQALWAGPDGECAATALSGLIEGGAPVGAVSRTDFAELIRSVLNDAVVRTGGATHPSLRILGAIEARLVRADRMILAGLEEGVWPQAAATDPFLSRPMRKSLGLPPPERRLGQTAQDFVQAACAPEAILVHSDRRGGQPAVRSRWLWRLEMLTRGANSEKTPVTLERPSAAIDWTRALDAPPPGPPAFALRPQPRPPVHRRPRSLYVTRVERWVRDPYSVYAQSILRLETMERPGASAEALARGNAVHKAIEMLTLEWPNELPEDCEAVLHDHLLHQLGAHGFEDAAMAREAPLARNCARWLAEFERSRRERGVTLLIEQQGAMTFDAPAGPFTLKAYADRIELSGAGAAVMDFKTGAAPSMKQVKTGFSPQLTLTGAILADGGFSDTNGPVEPDELTYVRVVGRKVAGEVAVRGQGLEAADLSRGALEGLKRRIARFDDENTPYVSWAAPQFMGNQGGNYDHLARVWEWTVAGGDEDGSE; from the coding sequence ATGAGCGGCTTCGATCCCTTCGCCGGTCCGGCGCCGCGCTGGTACGTCATCCCGGCGCATCGGCCGTTCCTGGAGGACCTGGCGGCGGGCGTGTTGTCCTGGCTGGGCGAACTGCCGCCCGAGACGCTGTCGGACGCCACCATCCTGCTGCCCAACCGCCGGGCGGCGCGGGCCTTTACCACGGCCCTTTCGCGACAGGCGAACGGGCGTGCGGTGCTGCTGCCGCAGGTGCGACCGCTGGGCGACCTGGAGGAGGACGAGCCGCCGTTCACGCCGGGCGCCCTGGGCGTTGACCTGCCGCCCGCCATCGCCCCCATGCGGCGACGCTTCGAGATGGCGCGCATGATCGCCGAGGATTTCGACCACGAGCTGACGCCGTTGCGGGCGCTGGAGATGGCCGACGCCCTGGGCGGCTTCATCGACTCCTGCAACCTTGAGGAGGTCGCCGATCCCGGCCGCGTCGCGCGTCTGGTGGACGGAGAGATGGCCGAACACTGGGAGCGGTCGGCCAAGTTCCTGGGCATGGCGGTCGAGGCCTGGCCGAAGCGTCTGGAGGCGCTGGGCCTGGTCGATCCGTCGTGGCGTCGCGCGACCCTGCTGCGCCGGCTGGCCGAGGCGTGGGACAAGAGCCCGCCCACCCAACCGGTGATCGCCGCCGGATCGACCGGCACCGTGCCCGCCGCCGCCGACGTGCTGGGTGCGGTGGCGCGCGCGCCGCAGGGCTGCGTGGTGCTTCCGGGGCTCGACTGCGATCTGGACGCCCGCGTGTGGGACCTGATCGACGAGAACAACGAGGGACATCCGCAACGGGCGCTGAAGCGGCTGCTCGACCGGCACGACCTCGCCCGATCCGACGTGCGCCCCTGGTTCGAGCCGCCGACGGCGCCGGCGGCGCGCGCGCGCGGTCTGGCGCGCCAGCGGCTGCTGAACGAAGCCCTGCGCCCCGCCGACGCCACCGACGACTGGCACCGCGAGATCGGCCGTATCCGCAGCCGTGCGGCCGAGGCCAGGCAGTCCGCCGACCCCATCGCCCTGGGATTGGAAGGGCTTTCGGTCCTGACCCTGCGCACCGAGGAAGAGGCCGCCGCCTCTATCGCCCTGCTGATGCGCGAAACGCTGGAGACGCCGAACGCCGATGGATCGCCCCGCACTTGCGCGCTGGTCACCCCCGATCAGGCGCTGGGCCGTCGGGTCGAGGCGCGGCTTGAGCGTTGGGGCGTGGTCCCGGACTCTTCCGCAGGGCGGCCGCTGTCGCGCATGCCGGCGGGGGTGCTGATTGACCTGTGTGCTCGCCTCATCGCCGATCCGCTGGAGCCGCATGTTCTGCTGGGCCTGATTAAGCATCCGCTGGTTCGGTTCGATCTGGATGGCGTCGACGTGCGGCGCGCCGTCGAGGCGTTGGAGCAGTACGGACTGCGCGGGCCGCGTGTGCGCGATCTGGCCAGGCTGCGCCGCCGCCTGCTGGAGGCGGCCGAGCCGGATCGGCGCGGCAGGGGAGCGCCCGAGTGGCGGCGCGAGCATCTGACAGGAGCCGGCCGCCTGCTTGATCGGCTGGAGGCTCTGGCGACCGAGGCGCAAGGCCCCTTTGCGCCCGAGGCGTCGCTGGATGAGGCCGCGCGATCCCTCACGCGACTGGCCGAGGCCCTGGCTGGTCAGGCCCTGTGGGCGGGACCGGACGGCGAATGCGCGGCGACTGCGCTGTCGGGCCTGATCGAAGGCGGCGCGCCGGTAGGGGCCGTGTCGCGCACTGACTTCGCCGAACTGATCAGGAGCGTGCTGAACGACGCGGTGGTCCGCACCGGCGGCGCAACGCATCCGTCCCTGCGCATCCTCGGCGCCATCGAGGCGCGGCTGGTGCGCGCCGATCGCATGATCCTCGCGGGCCTCGAGGAAGGCGTGTGGCCGCAAGCCGCGGCGACCGACCCCTTCCTGTCGCGGCCGATGAGGAAAAGCCTGGGCCTGCCGCCACCCGAACGGCGCCTCGGCCAGACCGCGCAGGACTTCGTCCAGGCCGCCTGCGCGCCCGAGGCCATCCTGGTCCATTCCGATCGTCGGGGCGGTCAGCCGGCCGTGCGTTCGCGCTGGCTGTGGCGACTGGAGATGCTGACGCGCGGCGCGAACAGCGAAAAGACGCCGGTGACGCTGGAACGCCCATCGGCCGCCATCGACTGGACGCGAGCGCTGGATGCGCCGCCGCCAGGTCCGCCTGCCTTCGCCCTGCGTCCGCAGCCTCGTCCGCCCGTGCATCGCCGCCCGCGCAGCCTCTATGTCACGCGCGTCGAGCGATGGGTGCGCGACCCTTACTCCGTATACGCACAATCCATTCTGAGACTGGAGACGATGGAGCGGCCGGGCGCCTCGGCCGAGGCGCTGGCGCGCGGCAATGCGGTGCACAAGGCCATCGAGATGTTGACGCTGGAATGGCCAAACGAGCTGCCCGAGGACTGCGAGGCGGTGTTGCATGATCACCTGCTGCATCAGCTCGGCGCGCACGGCTTTGAGGATGCGGCCATGGCGCGCGAGGCGCCGCTGGCGCGCAACTGCGCGCGTTGGCTCGCCGAGTTCGAGCGCAGCCGCCGCGAGCGCGGCGTGACCCTGCTGATCGAGCAGCAGGGCGCCATGACCTTTGACGCCCCCGCCGGGCCCTTCACCCTCAAGGCATACGCCGACCGCATCGAGCTGTCCGGCGCGGGCGCGGCGGTGATGGACTTCAAGACAGGCGCCGCGCCGTCGATGAAGCAGGTCAAGACCGGCTTCTCGCCCCAGCTGACCCTGACCGGCGCCATCCTGGCCGACGGCGGCTTTTCCGACACCAACGGACCGGTCGAGCCGGACGAGCTGACCTATGTGCGCGTGGTCGGGCGCAAGGTGGCGGGTGAGGTCGCCGTGCGCGGCCAGGGCCTGGAGGCCGCCGACCTGTCGCGCGGCGCGCTGGAAGGCCTGAAGCGTCGCATCGCGCGCTTCGATGATGAGAACACGCCCTACGTCTCCTGGGCGGCGCCGCAGTTCATGGGCAATCAGGGCGGCAACTACGACCATCTGGCCCGCGTGTGGGAATGGACCGTGGCCGGCGGCGACGAGGACGGTTCGGAATGA